TCCTGGGAAAGATGGATAGTTGTGTGCAAACCTTTTGGAAATGTCAAATTTGATGCCAAATGGGCCACAGGTGGAATTGTCTTCTCCTGGGTCTGGTCTGCATTTTGGTGTGCTCCTCCCATATTTGGATGGAGCAGGTAAACTattctgctgcttcttttaAAAAGTCACAGATGCATGCAAAGACTGAGTGTTTAAACATAACCCACAGACTAAACATTTTCTTGCAATAGGTTCTGGCCTCATGGACTGAAGACTTCCTGTGGGCCTGATGTGTTCAGTGGAAGTGAAGACCCTGGAGTACAGTCCTACATGATTGTTCTCATGATTACTTGCTGTATCATCCCCCTGGGTATCATCATCCTGTGCTACCTTGCTGTGTGGCTGGCCATCCGTGCTGTAAGCTactttaatttgatttttttatttagtagTTTAGAGATGTGAGATTAGAAGATTTGATCTCACACTCTTGATTTTTCGACCACAGGTTGCCATGCAGCAAAAGGAGTCAGAGTCAACCCAGAAGGCTGAGAAGGAAGTCTCCAGGATGGTCGTTGTCATGATCGTGGCTTATTGTGTCTGCTGGGGACCTTACACCTTCTTTGCCTGCTTTGCTGCAGCCAACCCTGGATATGCCTTCCACCCTCTGGCTGCTGCTATGCCTGCATACTTTGCCAAGAGCGCTACTATCTACAACCCAGTCATCTATGTCTTCATGAACAGACAGGTGGGCACAATATTAACACAAAGGTAAATTTACCCTGTgacatttgtttcagtttttaacatgcttttattttattccttcccAATCAGTTCCGCACATGCATCATGCAGCTCTTTGGCAAACAAGTGGACGATGGCTCTGAAGTCTCCACATCAAAGACAGAGGTCTCCTCTGTGGCTCCTGCATAAATATTCACGTTCTCcattttgggaaaaaaaagagaaatattttgatttgtacagtaaatatttattgtttcccttttcttttctttttttttagtaaatatAGCTTTCTCTGGcaaatgaaaaagcaaaaaaatacacataaagCAAATGAATCATTATATTAATTGTcttttttcaaatgtaaataaaaatatcgAGCATATTTCAAGCTGTAGTGCTGGTGTATTTTATAACTACTAGTGTAGCAATTGTTTGACCACTAATGCAATTTTCACTGGTGTTATTTGGTATCAAGCAGGAGACCTTTTGTGTCTTGAAATGCTGTAGCACAAACCTTCACATTTACTATACACTGCCAAAAGCACTTGACTGAATCAGGGAGTCAAAGATTTCCTTATCTTTTTTTCCCACCTGGGATGTAACTTCACTCAAAACCGGGAAACCACTCCTCTTATCTTTAGCAGGATGGCCAACTTTTTGAGGATTAGTTGTTGGTTTTCTTCTACAGTTTCTGGAAGAAGAAGAACCAAACAAAACTTAATTCCATACTATATATATGTGTTACAGCTCCAAATTAATAGTTCTTAAAAATTGTTAATGAAACAACAGCAAGGCTCATTCTTATATTTGTTAGAGATTTAGTGGAATCAAAGGTTATTCATCCTAAAGTTAGAACCAAGAAATGAAGCTATTTAAATAACTGAGGATCAAAGAACTCAAAATTTATAGCAGTGAGCTAGTGTCAGATTTCCTTCTTACACACTCATGTAAAGTTAAATGTTTGCGTGACTATGGCTGAAAAAGTTTATAAGTTTATATATAAGTTAACATCTTTAGAGCCATCCAGGAGCCTTTCACCTCCTCCTGTCCTACATGGAGTTTTTAACTAATGTTGGCCTGTGAGGCGAGTGGACTTGAGGAGTGCACTGATACACCAGATTAAACCATTATGCCAGCTTTGGTAAATCTCACCCCTTCCCTCAAGCGAACTGTCAATCCGGAGAGATTAAAAGGTTCCAGAGTAAACTTGCCAGACGTGAAGGGTTACGGAGTAAACAGGTCAGACATCAGAGGCCAACCTAAGGCGTTCCACTAATCTGATTTGTGAGGACATGAGAAATTGTCACCTTTATTATCACAGGCACTCACACTACCAGCACATCAAGAAACAGCTACAAGAGCAACAGTGTCCTCTGATGCCTTGGGTAAAATCTGAACATgctaaaacaaatacaaatgtagCATTCAACATGTTATACTATATTAAACACCTGATGCAAAGTCTGGCACAGGACTGTACCCTTTAATGCTACAGATGTTGGGAGAATACAATTTAACTCACATTAATCTGaaccagaggttcccaaagtgtggggcccgccccctagggggggcgcagagcaaTTGCAGAGGGGGCacagtatgaaaagaaaaaagaaaagaaaagaatgcttggacactgctagcataatggacaggtttttgacggggcagTGGACACTcgttcaatgatgaggatgtacacatcttgGACAGGGAGggacgctggtttgagcgcggagtcaaggaggccatttacgtgaaaagggaaagaccatctctgaatcaaggagggggcctaagggtacatctttcgccatcttacaatgctgtgattgcagccatttcccaactctctgtgaatggtactcatggccattgatcagtggtctttgatcagtgggttttggtcagtggttgttgatcaatggtcatgagaatttgcataattaagattaaggaactgacctcccagcctattgttccttcagtgggctggtttcagtcagtatgcaaatgtactgtttataagattggagacacctgcagtcagctgagactgaagaagtcacttggatgagtgacgaaacgtttctcccacaaaacgctacgtccagatgaacagaatcaacttttggagatttactttcctggatgattgagaatgcatcaagatacTGACTGAACAGTTTGAATTGCACCAGCCAACCCCACTAAAAAGTAGAGCAATTTCACAAAGAAAGACATTAGCAAATATTCTGCATTGGAAAAGAAGTAATAAAGTATTACCAAAGTAATACAATGTCTGACTGTGAATTAGTTCAGGTTTAAAAATGGCTTATAACACTGTTAATCTTCAGGTGGACACCTTCAACCCTCACATTCTGCTGTCAGGAGAATAAGACTACGATGTTCCCGAGagcttacaaaacacagtggactacatttgggttgttttcttttaaaaatattgttgATGCTCCCAAACTGCTAGTTTAAATCAAGAAATTGCAGATGGATGGATTATGGATGGACTGACACtgataatgcttttttttttttttttttttttttttttttaaagaacagatTGCAAACTCAGAGTTCTCTGCATGCTCCACCTTTCTCAGCTTCCATAGTCATCCTCTTTCAAATCAGGCCATTTCTGGGGTTAAGATTGCGAGAGTTTGTTTTGATAACTTGAAAATATCATTATTAGCTATAATAGAAGTAAAATAATGTCTTTATCAGATATAATAACACTCTGGTAGTGTTTGTTGttcataaacagaaaaaaatcataatcttttatatttctctgttttctcctcATGGTTTAAGAATTACAGTGTTCATTTATTATAAAggctttttattaaacagaaattgttaaacaggaagaaaaattattagttattaaatAGTGGAAAGGGCAGGATTAAATAAGCTTGTGCTTTTTTTCTACTCCCTTTTGAGCTTGTTAGGTTATTTActagaattattattttttcttatgttttgtttgtttgtttaggcttcttgcttttgttgttgtattattttaacatgttcaaaaaTAAAGCCACATTGCATCTCAATAAGGAGAGATCGTTAGAAGGAACTGAACATGACTTATTGATGTACAGAAAGCACAAATGGAATCCCAGCTATAACAGGGATTGGGGCAAGACCCCCGGAGTCTAGACACTGGTGGTagagatgaagatggaggcttgaATTGAGCCTGAGAATCAAGGGGGAGGTGGAGATAGGGAGCAGGTGGGATGCACGAAGGCGTCTGCAAGGGAGACTGACTGATGAGCAGTGAGATTTAAAGTACGCAGAGTGGAGGCTGGTTGGCTTAAAAAGGCTGACTAGACCAGTGATGCCACAATGAGCTTGACAGCGtggaaagtggaagtgatgtaaAGCTTAGATTAGCCACAAAACACCTGGAAAGCAGACAGATATGTGACTGCAAATCTTCCGCACTGAACTTATGCCAGAGACATTTCAGTGAAGACTTTACCAGATGCATTTGCGTGAAATGTTGTATAACCGACCTCAAAGTTATGCATTCTCTTGGCCACTGTTTGAGCTGTCTCCTGGTTCCTGGTCTATACATTGTAATGACTTTGGAATTAtgttagaatgaaaaaaaaacgaATGAGTGGAAAACAAAACTATGCTGTCCAAAACATATTCATGAGTTAAAATGCTTAGAACTAGACCCTGTCTCAGAAGTGCCTTTTTGTTATATCTTGGTTAgccaaaaacattttctgttatAATTTGTGGATTGTAATGCTAATTACaacatattattataataatattataacCCAAGCAATTTAATTCTCTATCTACGCTGTTAGTTACAACgtacttttatttttctaagCTTTTATTTCGACATTTAACCGGATGTTGTTGTTGACGTCATCGTGTGCGCATGTCCACCTCTTTGGGATGCCGTACACGTGAAGTCTGAGAAGAGCAAGGCCAGGGTGAAGTTATGTCCAAAGCTAGTAGGTATCCATCGGTTTTTAGTTGAAACTATTGACTCACTTAATACGTGACATGACATTTAAACGTCTtcgttttgtattttttgcatttaaCAGAACAGAAACGAGCCAAACGACTCGGCTTCAGTGGGAAGTTTAAGGTGAGTACTACAAGGCTAATGTTATCTGTCGCTAACTTATAATGCTACTGGAGCACAGTCAGTAACAGTTCGGTTGGTACTGAACTCCGTATGTAGTCGGTATCACacgtttttcatgttttcaccaCACATTTAGGAAACATTTCATTATGACGCCAGGACAACCAAAAACATTGTAGGCACCACTGGAAGATCTATGACACTGTATAGCTTTCATTAGTCCCTCGGTTGGGAAAGTCACAGTAGCAGGTTTACAGCGGGAAAACGAATAGATATATGCAGGATAGCCTGTAACAACTGGACTATACGGTAATAAAAGTTAAATGTATACTACAagatagaaaaaataaatacataatacaaAAGATAGAGTGAAGCGGATTAGTCTATAGTGCATTGGTTGAATGCTATTAGCAAGACTCTGCATAGAGTATATTGTATTTGAGCTCATCAGTGGTAGTGATTTGTATCTTTACCATGGTTGGCTGCATTTATCATTCAGTGTAAACACCTTCCTGTGTGCTTATCCTACAGGCTAAAGATGGAAGAAAGGGGGATGCTTCAGGGCGGAGGAATACAGAACAGTCCCCTGCTCACAACGTCAAGGACAGCAGAAAACCAGAAGAAATCAGGAAAGAAAGGGTACGTCCCTTTGAAAGTCTTGGCTGTACCAGATTTGATGGCACATTGgtgaatctctctctctcatgtcTTGTCTTACTTCATTAGCTTAAGGACCTTCAGGAGAAGCAGAAATTGTCTAGAGAACGAGAGCTTATGAAGAGGAGAAATTTGCAAACCTTCCAGAATGACATCCTTCAGCGACAAAGGGAGTTTGAGCAGAGGGTAAGCACGATCCTTAGGAATCTAACTGCATACTTTACAGTTTGCTGCTGTGGTCATTACCATATTCTTCTTTGTCCTCACAGGAGACAGAGATGCAGAGTTTAGAAAAGCATGTCAACTTTGAAAATGAGAATTCGAGGAAAGCATATTACAGAGAATTTAAAAAGGTATTTAATTGCACCGCACACTGGCCTGTGTATGGACCACAACAACAATTCATCTTCTTATTTTAGATTAAATGAAAACTTGAAATCACTCTGTACCAGTCAGTATGTTATAGCCGACACGAGTAGTACATACTCGTGTTGGCTTGGCTCGACTCAACTCAGTTATtggggttttccattaggtggtagtagggctgcacaattaatcgttagaaaattgcgatctcaattcatacttatgtgcgatctcatttccaaatgacaacgattaaaaaaaagaaagaaaaaaagatgacgattataccgcattttgatccgggacataatctgcatgaaaacaagcgctcactcttcctgctcaacaaatgacaagggcggagccttataccacgtaaTACCGAAGccagctggcagggaaaaaacaacggagagcacgtgagagatgacgaagctgtaaaggccaagaaagtgacaggagaaaatccgtcccggtcaatcacatcaataacgggaaccttatacagtgCTTCTCCATTCCCATAcccgtcgaactcccgcaggcacaaagaaattacggaggctatcacttatcacctggctaaagatatggctcccatcaacactgtgcaaaacgagggatttagaaaaatgatcaacaccctagacaaatgCTACACAGTGCCGGCCCAcaactatttttcaaatgttgcactacctgctctatacacgcagtgtcgagcaacggtggagacggaattacaagcagtacaacattttgcggcaacgacaaaatgtgagacatttattgtttttatgttcatttattgtttttatgttcagtctcaactgttacgaagttgatgtgcagttaataagtgcaataaatatttatactggaaaagaaaatcgtgagagaatcgtgatctcaattctaagcaaaaaaatcgtgattctcattttatgcaaaatcgtgcagccctaggtggtagtacctggtaccaggtacttaaACAGTAGTAGCTGGGTTATCGGCCTGGCTTCCAAGAAAACTGAGGTGTGACATCAAAAGACTGCATGCCACTAAATTGGCTAATCAGAGGCATCACTTGAAGAGGCATGAAAGGGTCTCTTTCATAAAAATCATAGCTGCCAGTTTTGAAACTCGAAAATGAGGGAAATGGCTGTGCAAAAAACAACACCATGATCACAGGGACTGACAAAACGACATACACCAAGTAGGAGTTTTACTATCGTCCTTGAGGATGTTCAGGAGTTTTACTTGACGTCCTGCTGTGTTGTGTTCGTATCACATACAAATGATGTCATGGGACTTGCTCCGTGTTGTTAAAATTACCACATGCACATTAGCTGGTACCcagttgtgatggaaaatgaCTGAACTTGAGTCAAGCCAAgtaggtactagtggaaaaggGCTATTAGAAACATGATGGATGAGAGAGGAGTTGACATGAGCGTTATTTGacattgtttttttaaggttGTGGAGGCCTCTGATGTGATTCTGGAGGTACTGGATGCGCGTGACCCTCTTGGCTGCAGATGTCCTCAGGTGGAGCAGGCGGTCATTCAGAGTGGAACGAACAAGAAGATAGTTTTAGTCCTCAATAAAATTGGTAAGAAGGCCACTAACATCGTACACATCTCATATGTTTATTAAAATAGTAAATGGTTTTACTTTGGTTCCAGATTTGGTGTCAAAAGAAATAGTGGAAAAGTGGATAAAGTATCTTAGAAATGAGTTCCCCACTGTGGCTTTTAAAGCATCTACTCAGCAGCAGACTAAGAACTTGGTGAGTAGTGAAGCAGTTATGCTCTAATTATCTAGAAATAAAGATTAAATCAAGGCTGTactttgtgtttaaatgtgacTCCAGCATGAACTCTGCACATTATGTCTCCTGTAATGGGAAGAAACGTAGCAACGTTCCAGTGACACAAGCCACCACAGAGCTTCTCAGCACCAGTGCTTGTATTGGAGCAGACTGCTTGATGAAGCTACTGGGCAACTATTGCCGCAACCTGGATATAAAGACAGCCATCACTGTAGGTGTTGTAGGTAAGTGCCGTGCCCTGAAAAACTGAGAGCACCAATAAGTCGGCTACAAACTTCAATCTATCTACACAAAATGTCTTCGGGGCCAGATTGAATCAAAGGTTacacactgctgtttttgtaccagaatttcttcttttaaagcaAGGTAGagtaaatacaattttttttcgtTCCATTGTTTTGCAGGTTTTCCTAATGTTGGAAAGAGTAGTTTGATCAACAGTCTGAAACGAGCACGAGCATGTAATGTTGGAGCCACACCAGGTGTCACCAAGTAAGTACACATTAACATGCTCAACCTGCATGCCTACACTTGTTTTCTAGAGTTACTCTGTGACCCTGAAGCGTGAAATGATTTCCAGAAAATTAGAATTTTGGAAACTTTTTGATACTGGAAtgtttattgaaccttctgacaattttttttaatattaagttaatacatctatttttttttaatttttgcataatttttggTACATCCAgcattttttgtgcaattttttttaattatttcataATTTGTTTCCTGAAAAGTGAGTGAACATACCGGTATTACAGCTTTTGAACATTAATTAGCTTTCCTATTTGTGAAGTGGGTACTTGTTAAAAACAAGTCGCATTATGGTAATTAATTAATGTTCCAACTTCATCAGCTtagctataaaaataaaaaataattccgtttttatacacacacacactcacactcggGGATGCAACCTCCGTATAGTGAAAGCATACTTGGCAACTGTGCCAACTTTATATGTTCGTCTAACAAAACACCACAATTATGATGTGCATATTAATCCTGCCATGGTGTTCttgatgtgttttctggatttCAGGTGTCTTCAAGAGGTACATTTGGACAAACACATAAAGCTTCTGGACTGTCCCGGTATTGTCATGGCAACATCAACGACAGATGCCGCAATGATTCTTCGCAACTGTGTTAAAATCGAACAGCTTGTTGATCCCCTTCCGCCCGTGGAAGCCATCCTCAGAAGGTGCAACAAGGCACAAGTAGGTCATGCTACCTCTTTAGCAACCGTACTGAATGATAACACTGCAACTGTACTGAGTACTGAATAATAAGTAGTTCAGACAATggctttggggttttttggaaACACAGATCATGGAGCACTACGGTGTCCCAGACTTTCATACAGCTCTGGAGTTCTTGGCATTGCTCGCCCGTCGCCAAGGCAAACTGAGGAAGGGGGGGCTGCCGGACACTGACAAGGCAGCCAAGAGTGTACTAATGGACTGGACCGGGTTGGTATAGCTTTTTAAAGTTCTAGAAATGATATTGAAGCAACGGCTCAGTTTAAGCACTGTTAAATTCATGAAGTTATGTTTCTTAGGGGAAGGATTAGTTACTTCACACACCCTCCAGAGACACACACTCTTCCTACACACGTCAGTGCTGAGATCGTTACAGAAATGGGGAAAGCCTTTGACTGGGACGAGTTGGAAAAGGGAAATCAGGAGGTTCTTGCAGGTAAGCAAGTTATAGTTAACAGTATCACAGTCAGGcaaattaaatgaaacatgATGATACTATAAAACCACATGCTTTGATCATGTAAACCTGTTCAGATTACTTTAGACTAAATGGTTTGTGCTTTCCACTGTGTCCAGAGTCATCTTGTCCTGACATTCAAATGGGATTCTGCATGGAAACCACTGGGATGACACAGGGAGGCCAGGGCGAGTTGCACTGTGATCTGGGCTTGGAAGGAGGATCAGTGGAAGCATCATCCTCGAAAGAGGAAACTGAATCTATGGAGGATGATCAGGATCCAGAGGTGAGAAGCAGCAGTAGCCTTAAATTGTGGCTGAATTATAGAATATGATGACTCTGAATGCGGTTATTCATCTCACtttttatttctgctattttgttCCACTCAAAACAGTTTGGACCAATGACAGTGGaaataaaatcacagaaaaagacagaggtACCTGCGAAGGATGCTGCATCCAAGGCTCCGGATTTAAAGAATATCTTGAACGTGGACCCTCTGCTGCAGGGTCAGGCACTCCTGGCTGCGggcaagaagaggaagaaactaCAGAAAAGAGCTGGTTTGTGCAATTATTCATCTCAGTGTAATACTAATACTCACATTTTAGATATTTTAGAACTGCTCCATAAATCCTGTTGACTACATTCAATTCACTAATATAATTCACATCctttttaaaacactgtggAAGTAATGATTCATGGGTCTGTGTTGTGTCCTCTGGCACTGTTTCAGCATTGTTTATTGATGATTTTAACTGATAACTTATCGAGTACACGGTAACACTTTGCACAGACTCAGATAAAAGCAGTAAAATTATTGAACCGTGCCTCACAGGACAGCTAAACAGTGATCAAAAATATGATAAGAAACCAGCTCACAGCTGTTCTACATTAGCTAAGTCAGTCATGATCACAACTCAAAGAAGTGTGTATTTCACTTAATGAAAttactgtgtttgttttgatattAGCAACTTTCTTTCATAAACCATTGTAAGTAAAAAGTAGAAAGACATCCTGAGCTAAGATCAGAACAAATCTATTAAGCGAGTTGGATTTCGTCACAAAAATGTCGCTATACAGAGATAAAATTATTGATGTATTTGGAAAAGAAAACTCTGCTGCTAGCAGTTTGGTCAGCACAGAAAGTCATGGTATCAACCAGCTCCTCGGTTTTTGTCCAAAAGGTTGCTTGTATGTGATTTGTGACACTTTTAGAATTTTTGTTTATAAAATTTATTATAGAAATGATCTAGATTTTGCCCTAATGCTTTCTCCTgactaacatttttttaaattgcagtttctttttctttgctctgCAGACAAACTTGCCACCAAACTCTCGGACACATTGACATCTGCAATGGACTTCTCATTTTCAGAGTGAAATattaccaaaataaaatgatgaattTAATGAATCCATTTTGGTGGTTTGTCTTTCTTTGACATGGCTATTATTGTTGTTGGGTTAAACATGTGCCACAGTGAACCTGAGAAAAATGTTTCTGAGGCCCTGAATACTTTCTTTGAAAGTTtaagttttgggtttttttgtttgtttgtttgttttttttctttgtttgtttgggttttttttttacgttgTCTCTGGTAGATTAGATTCCTGTTCAGACACCGGGTATTATAAATATTGCGATTTGAATAGTAGTAGTAATATCATTGATGTAATACTTATACTAAGAATTACTTTACTTTTTTG
This genomic interval from Oreochromis niloticus isolate F11D_XX linkage group LG5, O_niloticus_UMD_NMBU, whole genome shotgun sequence contains the following:
- the LOC100694761 gene encoding red-sensitive opsin; this translates as MAEEWGKQSFAARRYHEDTTRGSAFTYTNSNNTRDPFEGPNYHIAPRWVYNLATVWMFFVVIASVFTNGLVLVATWKFKKLRHPLNWILVNLAIADLGETVFASTISVCNQFFGYFILGHPMCVFEGYTVSTCGIAALWSLTIISWERWIVVCKPFGNVKFDAKWATGGIVFSWVWSAFWCAPPIFGWSRFWPHGLKTSCGPDVFSGSEDPGVQSYMIVLMITCCIIPLGIIILCYLAVWLAIRAVAMQQKESESTQKAEKEVSRMVVVMIVAYCVCWGPYTFFACFAAANPGYAFHPLAAAMPAYFAKSATIYNPVIYVFMNRQFRTCIMQLFGKQVDDGSEVSTSKTEVSSVAPA
- the gnl3l gene encoding guanine nucleotide-binding protein-like 3-like protein isoform X1, translated to MSKAKQKRAKRLGFSGKFKAKDGRKGDASGRRNTEQSPAHNVKDSRKPEEIRKERLKDLQEKQKLSRERELMKRRNLQTFQNDILQRQREFEQRETEMQSLEKHVNFENENSRKAYYREFKKVVEASDVILEVLDARDPLGCRCPQVEQAVIQSGTNKKIVLVLNKIDLVSKEIVEKWIKYLRNEFPTVAFKASTQQQTKNLKRSNVPVTQATTELLSTSACIGADCLMKLLGNYCRNLDIKTAITVGVVGFPNVGKSSLINSLKRARACNVGATPGVTKCLQEVHLDKHIKLLDCPGIVMATSTTDAAMILRNCVKIEQLVDPLPPVEAILRRCNKAQFRQWLWGFLETQIMEHYGVPDFHTALEFLALLARRQGKLRKGGLPDTDKAAKSVLMDWTGGRISYFTHPPETHTLPTHVSAEIVTEMGKAFDWDELEKGNQEVLAESSCPDIQMGFCMETTGMTQGGQGELHCDLGLEGGSVEASSSKEETESMEDDQDPEFGPMTVEIKSQKKTEVPAKDAASKAPDLKNILNVDPLLQGQALLAAGKKRKKLQKRADKLATKLSDTLTSAMDFSFSE
- the gnl3l gene encoding guanine nucleotide-binding protein-like 3-like protein isoform X2 → MSKAKQKRAKRLGFSGKFKAKDGRKGDASGRRNTEQSPAHNVKDSRKPEEIRKERLKDLQEKQKLSRERELMKRRNLQTFQNDILQRQREFEQRETEMQSLEKHVNFENENSRKAYYREFKKVVEASDVILEVLDARDPLGCRCPQVEQAVIQSGTNKKIVLVLNKIDLVSKEIVEKWIKYLRNEFPTVAFKASTQQQTKNLKRSNVPVTQATTELLSTSACIGADCLMKLLGNYCRNLDIKTAITVGVVGFPNVGKSSLINSLKRARACNVGATPGVTKCLQEVHLDKHIKLLDCPGIVMATSTTDAAMILRNCVKIEQLVDPLPPVEAILRRCNKAQIMEHYGVPDFHTALEFLALLARRQGKLRKGGLPDTDKAAKSVLMDWTGGRISYFTHPPETHTLPTHVSAEIVTEMGKAFDWDELEKGNQEVLAESSCPDIQMGFCMETTGMTQGGQGELHCDLGLEGGSVEASSSKEETESMEDDQDPEFGPMTVEIKSQKKTEVPAKDAASKAPDLKNILNVDPLLQGQALLAAGKKRKKLQKRADKLATKLSDTLTSAMDFSFSE